A genomic segment from Treponema sp. Marseille-Q3903 encodes:
- a CDS encoding ABC transporter ATP-binding protein, which yields MFETIMKFFKFSDIENRKKFYGSIIVGIFNSFFMALRIGAVAVMIRGVTGTVLYGLPFETKTIWLSFAIMCASVVGGIITRKFTAMWQCEGGYRTCAKKRIEIAEHLRYLPMGYFNENSLGEITSVTTNAMEALGDIATRVIMMVFQGVLDTSLIIIMLFVFDWRIALIALAGFALFEFVNVFMRLAVKNVSAEKIRDDTAEIGKVLEYIQGIAEVKAYNLSGSRRKELNSIINRRVKTLIKMEMRCIPVSSLQTLTSKLSGVAMMLASIFFYLNGSMAIADCITMLVCSFMLYNALEAGGNYSALLRTIDISISKANAILNLPAMDIDGADVQPKNHDIEASSIDFAYEKRKIIDNISLKIPEHTTTAIVGPSGGGKTTLCLLLSRFWDADSGAVTLGGTNVKDYSMDSLMKNYSFVFQHVYLFHDTIANNIRFGEPDAPMERVIDAAKKACCHEFISALPNGYDTVIGERGASLSGGERQRISIARAIMKNSPVIILDEATANVDPENEQELMAAIEELTKEKTVIMIAHRLKTVRNADQIIVIDKGCIAEQGKHDELVKKGGIYARFIDSRKQAVSWKL from the coding sequence ATGTTTGAAACTATAATGAAATTTTTCAAATTCAGTGATATAGAAAACCGTAAGAAATTTTATGGCTCAATAATAGTTGGAATTTTTAATTCATTTTTTATGGCTTTAAGGATCGGAGCTGTTGCAGTTATGATTCGCGGCGTTACGGGAACTGTGCTTTATGGTCTCCCATTCGAAACAAAAACAATATGGCTTTCTTTTGCGATAATGTGCGCTAGCGTTGTCGGAGGAATTATAACTCGAAAATTTACAGCAATGTGGCAATGCGAAGGCGGTTACAGAACATGTGCAAAAAAAAGAATAGAGATTGCGGAACATCTTCGTTACTTGCCGATGGGATACTTCAATGAAAATAGCCTTGGAGAAATCACATCGGTTACAACAAACGCTATGGAAGCTCTTGGCGACATTGCAACGAGAGTTATCATGATGGTATTTCAGGGAGTGCTCGATACTTCTCTTATCATCATCATGCTTTTTGTATTTGACTGGAGAATCGCTCTGATCGCCCTTGCCGGCTTTGCACTTTTTGAATTTGTAAATGTATTTATGCGCCTTGCTGTAAAAAATGTTTCTGCGGAAAAAATCAGAGACGATACGGCAGAGATAGGAAAAGTTTTGGAATATATTCAAGGAATTGCTGAAGTAAAAGCATACAACCTTTCAGGCAGTCGCCGAAAAGAATTGAACAGCATAATCAATCGCCGCGTAAAAACACTTATCAAAATGGAGATGCGCTGCATTCCTGTTTCAAGCCTTCAGACACTGACATCAAAGTTGAGCGGAGTTGCAATGATGCTCGCTTCTATTTTCTTTTATTTGAACGGCTCGATGGCTATTGCCGATTGTATAACAATGCTTGTCTGTTCATTCATGCTGTACAACGCACTTGAAGCAGGAGGCAACTATTCTGCACTGCTCCGCACAATCGATATCAGCATATCAAAAGCAAATGCAATTTTGAACCTTCCTGCAATGGATATCGACGGTGCAGATGTTCAACCTAAAAACCACGATATTGAGGCATCTTCTATCGATTTTGCATATGAAAAACGAAAAATCATCGATAATATCTCTTTGAAAATCCCTGAGCACACAACTACTGCGATTGTAGGTCCTAGTGGAGGAGGAAAGACGACGTTGTGCCTTCTGCTTTCACGTTTTTGGGATGCAGATTCAGGTGCCGTGACTCTCGGCGGAACAAATGTAAAAGATTACAGCATGGATAGCTTGATGAAAAACTACAGCTTTGTTTTCCAGCATGTATATCTGTTTCACGACACTATCGCAAACAATATCCGCTTTGGTGAGCCCGATGCTCCTATGGAACGAGTGATTGATGCTGCAAAAAAAGCATGTTGCCACGAATTTATAAGTGCGCTTCCAAACGGCTACGACACAGTGATTGGCGAAAGAGGTGCCTCGTTGAGTGGGGGCGAACGACAGCGCATTTCAATTGCACGCGCAATAATGAAAAATTCTCCTGTCATCATCCTTGATGAAGCGACTGCAAACGTTGACCCTGAAAATGAACAGGAACTCATGGCGGCTATCGAAGAGCTTACAAAAGAAAAAACAGTGATAATGATTGCTCACAGGCTCAAGACAGTTCGCAATGCGGATCAGATAATAGTGATTGATAAAGGATGTATTGCAGAACAAGGTAAACACGACGAGCTTGTAAAAAAAGGCGGAATATACGCAAGGTTTATTGATTCAAGAAAACAGGCTGTCAGCTGGAAATTATGA
- a CDS encoding ABC transporter ATP-binding protein: MSDKKNKNPAKKSLPEWIFYFAGSKKGQYIASMIFAVISVACCIAPYFMIALIVRQLMSGLRDWNIFLKECGITVIFWIGNVLFHAISTNMSHFATFNLLGNIRKMMCDKITRVPLGTVMDMPSGSLKSIMIERIDSMETTLAHIVPEYTSNIILSVVLIVYLFVLDWRLALACMAVLPVGVFAMSFMFKDAQRRFKYAIDKTKALNDTAVEYINGIEVIKAFGKSKSSYERFVVAAKEGSDCYVEWMRDCIWPHAIATTITPTLIFSLLPIGGFMFLNGSIDSSLFITVIILAISAVQPIITAFSYHDDIAKAGAIFGEVGNIMNLPELVRPIANKKDPSDNSITLRDVKFSYHKETDDKENKEILHGINMNLPQGSYTAFVGPSGSGKSTIARLIASLWDVDSGTIEIGGVNIKDLSLEEYNNRIAYVSQDNFLFDLSVRDNIRIGNQNASDKEVEEVARESGCYDFIMSLENGFDTIVGGSGAHLSGGECQRIAIARAMMKNAPIVILDEATAYTDPENEAIIQKSVAQLVKGKTLIVIAHRLSTVKDADKLYVIKDGMIDSSGTHEELLEKSVLYKNMWTAHISSKDE, encoded by the coding sequence ATGTCTGATAAAAAAAATAAAAATCCTGCAAAAAAAAGCCTTCCGGAGTGGATATTCTATTTTGCGGGAAGCAAAAAAGGACAATACATTGCAAGCATGATATTTGCTGTTATCAGCGTTGCATGTTGTATTGCTCCGTATTTTATGATTGCCCTGATTGTCCGCCAACTTATGAGTGGGCTTCGTGACTGGAATATTTTTTTGAAAGAATGCGGAATTACTGTTATTTTCTGGATTGGAAATGTCTTGTTTCATGCGATTTCTACAAACATGAGCCATTTCGCAACTTTTAATCTGCTTGGCAACATCAGGAAAATGATGTGCGATAAAATTACTCGCGTTCCGCTTGGCACTGTAATGGATATGCCGTCAGGGTCGCTCAAAAGCATTATGATTGAAAGAATTGATAGCATGGAAACTACACTAGCCCACATCGTCCCTGAGTACACTTCAAACATCATACTTTCTGTAGTTTTGATTGTTTACCTTTTTGTCCTTGACTGGAGGCTTGCACTCGCATGTATGGCAGTGCTTCCGGTAGGTGTGTTTGCAATGTCTTTTATGTTCAAAGATGCACAAAGGCGCTTTAAATATGCCATTGACAAGACGAAAGCATTAAACGATACGGCAGTTGAATATATAAACGGAATAGAAGTGATAAAAGCTTTTGGAAAATCAAAATCTTCTTACGAACGATTTGTCGTTGCCGCAAAAGAAGGCTCTGACTGCTACGTTGAATGGATGCGCGACTGTATCTGGCCTCATGCAATCGCAACGACAATCACACCGACACTTATCTTTTCACTTTTGCCGATCGGCGGTTTTATGTTCCTGAACGGAAGCATCGACTCGTCTTTGTTTATAACTGTGATTATCCTTGCAATAAGTGCAGTTCAACCAATCATAACTGCATTTTCTTATCATGATGATATAGCAAAAGCCGGAGCGATTTTTGGAGAAGTTGGAAACATCATGAATCTTCCTGAGCTTGTACGCCCGATTGCGAACAAAAAAGATCCATCAGATAACTCTATCACATTGCGTGACGTAAAATTCAGCTATCACAAAGAAACTGATGACAAAGAAAATAAAGAGATTCTTCACGGAATAAACATGAACCTTCCTCAAGGCTCATACACTGCATTTGTCGGTCCCAGCGGAAGCGGAAAATCTACGATTGCCAGACTGATTGCATCTTTGTGGGATGTAGATTCGGGAACAATAGAGATCGGCGGTGTGAACATCAAAGATTTATCGTTGGAGGAATACAACAACAGAATTGCTTACGTAAGTCAGGATAACTTCCTTTTTGATTTAAGCGTAAGAGATAACATTCGGATTGGAAATCAAAATGCGTCAGACAAAGAAGTCGAAGAAGTTGCCAGAGAATCAGGCTGTTACGATTTTATTATGTCGCTCGAAAACGGCTTTGACACAATTGTCGGAGGAAGCGGAGCTCATCTCAGTGGCGGAGAATGTCAACGAATTGCGATTGCGCGAGCTATGATGAAAAATGCTCCAATTGTCATCTTAGATGAGGCGACCGCTTATACAGATCCCGAAAACGAAGCTATCATTCAAAAATCTGTTGCTCAACTCGTAAAAGGAAAGACACTTATAGTGATTGCGCACAGGCTTTCTACTGTAAAAGACGCAGATAAACTCTACGTTATCAAAGACGGCATGATTGATTCAAGCGGAACACACGAAGAACTGCTGGAAAAATCGGTTTTGTATAAAAACATGTGGACAGCCCACATTTCAAGTAAAGATGAGTAG
- a CDS encoding TetR/AcrR family transcriptional regulator, with product MEQPVTRKNSPLNTLERIIMVSEKEFLDKGFRGASLRAIVKKASVTTGAFYGYFKSKEELFDALVKEHATHLLGFFSNILEEFKNMSLEQQLSSMAEVSSLELKKMFEYIWEHKMAFELIVKSSDGTKYENFIQEISQKEIESTDDFYRILEMQGKSVERIDPLIEQIVINSTFSSFFNLILRDIPKEEAKRGLLQMFKFYRGGWNSLMHFLD from the coding sequence ATGGAACAACCCGTTACCCGGAAAAACAGCCCTTTAAACACGCTCGAAAGAATCATCATGGTTTCTGAAAAGGAATTTTTAGACAAAGGCTTTAGAGGAGCTTCCCTTAGAGCAATCGTGAAAAAGGCAAGTGTCACTACAGGCGCATTTTATGGCTATTTCAAGAGCAAGGAAGAACTTTTTGACGCTCTTGTAAAAGAACACGCAACTCATCTTTTAGGATTTTTCAGCAATATCCTTGAAGAATTTAAAAATATGTCTTTGGAACAACAATTATCTTCTATGGCAGAAGTCTCGTCATTAGAGCTGAAAAAGATGTTTGAATATATCTGGGAGCACAAAATGGCATTTGAGCTGATTGTAAAATCATCTGATGGGACAAAATACGAAAACTTTATACAAGAAATCTCTCAAAAAGAAATTGAATCTACCGATGATTTTTACCGTATTCTTGAAATGCAAGGAAAATCTGTAGAACGAATAGACCCGCTTATCGAGCAGATTGTCATAAACAGCACTTTCTCATCATTTTTCAACTTGATTCTACGAGATATTCCAAAAGAAGAAGCAAAACGCGGTCTTTTACAGATGTTTAAATTCTATCGCGGCGGCTGGAACAGCCTTATGCACTTTTTAGATTAA
- a CDS encoding SAM-dependent methyltransferase, with amino-acid sequence MILSVTLSKPVSDVEKKLGRKYEKIKIKIENSKGEISYFAEMFTKTQVFHRHFSETELDNFLAENACHTFKNCVKRTETEEITLMTSKKGKVTELRKKNHQNKDEPSTLKILPPKRKKNYLLEEGTIVPFLVVLGIMTPDGKVVSAKHDKFRQINRFLEFINDILPEFSDRSALSSDTRIDELHPLRIADFGCGKSYLTFAVHYFLTEIKHIPCEIEGLDLRKDVINYCNELTEKLKLKNLTFHTGNIADYFGNEPPDIVITLHACDTATDYALEYAVKRGAKAILSVPCCQHQVNKQISKPDDKAFESLLRWGIIKEKFSSLVTDALRGEWLLSKGYKVQMLEFIDMEHTPKNILIRAVKKKESGSENGTESNSKNGNKNGDTPCSVEKLKSIQKSIQKSIEDSKALIDALNINPEIWR; translated from the coding sequence ATGATTTTAAGCGTCACTCTTTCAAAACCCGTTTCAGATGTTGAAAAAAAGCTCGGTCGTAAATATGAAAAAATTAAAATAAAGATTGAAAACTCAAAAGGGGAAATATCGTACTTTGCAGAGATGTTTACAAAAACTCAAGTTTTCCACAGACATTTTTCAGAAACAGAGCTCGACAATTTTCTTGCAGAAAATGCGTGCCACACATTTAAAAACTGCGTAAAGAGAACTGAAACTGAAGAAATAACGCTGATGACAAGCAAAAAAGGTAAAGTTACGGAACTGAGAAAAAAAAATCATCAGAATAAAGATGAGCCATCTACGCTAAAGATTTTGCCACCTAAACGCAAAAAAAATTATCTTCTTGAAGAAGGAACAATCGTTCCATTCCTTGTTGTTCTTGGAATTATGACCCCGGATGGAAAAGTCGTTTCAGCTAAGCACGATAAATTTCGCCAGATCAACAGATTTCTTGAATTTATAAATGATATTTTGCCGGAATTTTCTGATCGTTCTGCACTCTCTTCAGACACGAGAATAGACGAGTTACACCCTCTTCGCATAGCCGATTTTGGATGTGGAAAATCTTATCTTACATTTGCAGTTCATTATTTTTTGACGGAAATAAAACATATACCGTGCGAAATTGAAGGTTTGGATCTAAGGAAAGACGTCATAAACTACTGCAATGAACTCACGGAAAAACTTAAACTCAAAAATCTGACTTTCCACACTGGAAACATAGCTGATTATTTTGGAAACGAGCCACCGGACATCGTGATCACGCTCCACGCATGCGACACAGCAACAGATTACGCACTCGAATACGCCGTAAAACGCGGCGCAAAGGCAATCCTCAGTGTCCCATGCTGTCAGCATCAGGTAAATAAACAGATTTCAAAACCAGATGATAAAGCGTTCGAATCGCTTTTGAGATGGGGAATAATCAAAGAAAAATTTTCATCGCTTGTGACAGACGCTCTTCGTGGCGAATGGCTTTTGTCGAAAGGCTACAAAGTCCAGATGTTAGAATTTATAGATATGGAGCATACGCCCAAAAATATTTTAATTCGCGCTGTAAAGAAAAAAGAAAGCGGCAGTGAAAACGGCACGGAGAGCAACAGCAAAAACGGCAATAAAAACGGCGACACTCCGTGCAGCGTAGAAAAACTTAAAAGCATTCAAAAATCTATTCAGAAATCTATAGAAGATTCAAAAGCCTTGATTGACGCACTGAATATAAATCCTGAAATCTGGCGATAA